A genomic stretch from Kribbella amoyensis includes:
- a CDS encoding GNAT family N-acetyltransferase has translation MNLVVRTAQAADLPALTALRWRWARADEVASPEVLREFGADLERWMTAQGDASVCQLAVLDGALVGMAWLAVFDRVPNPGDLTRRSGDVQSVFVLPGHRGLGIGRRLMEAICATADARGVRKLTVDSREETVRFYEALGFTSTGTLLQRTGQ, from the coding sequence ATGAACCTCGTCGTCCGGACCGCCCAAGCCGCTGATCTGCCCGCCCTCACCGCGCTCCGCTGGCGCTGGGCCCGAGCGGACGAGGTGGCATCGCCCGAGGTGCTTCGCGAGTTCGGCGCCGACCTGGAGCGCTGGATGACGGCCCAGGGTGACGCGTCGGTCTGTCAGCTCGCGGTGCTCGACGGTGCGCTGGTCGGGATGGCCTGGCTCGCGGTGTTCGACCGCGTCCCGAACCCGGGCGACCTGACCAGACGCTCCGGTGACGTGCAGAGCGTCTTCGTCCTTCCTGGGCACCGCGGACTCGGCATCGGCCGTCGCCTGATGGAGGCGATCTGCGCCACTGCCGACGCCCGCGGTGTCCGGAAGCTCACCGTCGACTCCCGCGAGGAGACCGTGCGGTTCTACGAAGCGCTGGGCTTCACCAGCACGGGCACGCTGCTCCAGCGCACTGGTCAGTGA
- a CDS encoding winged helix-turn-helix transcriptional regulator produces MARTVDVIGDRWSLLIVRDAFDGISRFGEFQRNLGLAKNILSARLRDLVARGILETAPAADGTSYHEYRLTDRGRDLFVILVSLRQWGEAHLFADDEPHSVLLDTATESPLRKLEPTDATGRVLEPEEAFVRKVPAS; encoded by the coding sequence GTGGCCAGGACCGTCGACGTGATCGGGGACCGCTGGTCGCTGCTGATCGTCCGGGACGCCTTCGACGGCATCAGCCGGTTCGGCGAGTTCCAGCGCAACCTCGGCCTGGCGAAGAACATCCTCTCCGCGCGGCTCCGCGACCTGGTCGCCCGCGGCATCCTGGAGACCGCCCCGGCCGCCGACGGCACGTCGTACCACGAGTACCGCCTCACCGACCGGGGCCGCGACCTCTTCGTCATCCTGGTCAGCCTGCGTCAGTGGGGCGAGGCGCACCTGTTCGCCGACGACGAACCGCACTCGGTCCTGCTCGACACCGCCACCGAGAGCCCGCTGCGCAAACTCGAGCCCACCGACGCCACCGGCCGTGTCCTCGAACCCGAGGAAGCCTTCGTCCGCAAGGTCCCGGCGTCCTGA
- a CDS encoding sensor histidine kinase, protein MTTSPPRPSTPAWAAGILGRANGLVTVLHAAFVVLVVASAVRYLSGHGFGDQAPWVLTGAAVLLATYAAHRFLPSQVWLAVLVLVWFGLALLAPSFAWCAVPLSFVALRVLPFWPACAVVAGMVATTVVTWTRMTDRLDPTIVLGPVCVAVLAVGAYRALERDALARQALLDDLSAAQGDLADAQHQAGVLAERARLSREIHDSVAQGLSSINLLLQAADREWEDRPAAARQHASQAATTARDSLDEVRRVVRDLAPAQLATAPGEPALPAALQQTCERLAEHGGVEVRIQVHGTPVPLGPEIETALLRTARGALANVLEHADARTAVVTLTYQPDAVTLDVRDDGRGLPVDPPVSEPDRGRGLAGIRDRLQGLGGTLILESEPGEGTALAASVPLEHA, encoded by the coding sequence ATGACCACTTCACCCCCGCGACCGAGCACACCAGCCTGGGCCGCCGGCATCCTCGGCCGCGCCAACGGACTGGTGACGGTCCTGCATGCCGCGTTCGTCGTCCTCGTCGTGGCGTCCGCGGTGCGGTACCTGTCCGGGCACGGCTTCGGGGACCAGGCCCCGTGGGTGCTGACCGGAGCCGCGGTGCTGCTGGCGACGTACGCCGCGCACCGGTTCCTGCCGAGTCAGGTGTGGCTCGCGGTGCTCGTACTGGTGTGGTTCGGGCTGGCGTTGCTGGCTCCGTCCTTCGCCTGGTGCGCCGTACCGTTGTCGTTCGTGGCCCTGCGTGTACTGCCGTTCTGGCCGGCCTGTGCGGTCGTGGCCGGGATGGTGGCGACCACGGTGGTCACGTGGACCCGGATGACCGATCGGCTGGATCCCACCATCGTGCTCGGCCCGGTGTGCGTTGCTGTCCTCGCCGTCGGTGCGTACCGGGCGCTGGAGCGGGACGCGCTCGCGCGGCAGGCGCTGCTCGACGACCTGAGCGCGGCACAGGGCGATCTGGCCGACGCGCAGCACCAGGCCGGCGTACTGGCCGAGCGGGCGCGGTTGTCGCGGGAGATCCACGACAGCGTCGCCCAGGGACTGTCCAGCATCAACCTGCTCCTGCAGGCCGCCGATCGCGAGTGGGAGGACCGCCCGGCCGCGGCCCGCCAACACGCTTCCCAGGCAGCAACGACCGCCCGCGACAGCCTCGACGAGGTACGGCGCGTCGTCCGCGACCTGGCCCCCGCACAGCTCGCCACCGCACCCGGGGAGCCAGCACTGCCCGCTGCACTCCAACAGACCTGCGAGCGCCTCGCGGAGCATGGCGGCGTGGAAGTGCGGATCCAGGTGCACGGCACGCCCGTACCGCTGGGCCCGGAGATCGAGACCGCCTTGCTCCGCACAGCCCGTGGTGCGCTGGCCAACGTCCTCGAACACGCGGACGCCAGGACCGCCGTGGTCACGCTGACCTACCAACCGGACGCGGTCACTCTCGACGTCCGCGACGACGGCCGCGGCCTGCCCGTCGATCCGCCGGTGAGCGAGCCGGATCGCGGCCGCGGCCTGGCCGGGATCCGTGATCGCCTGCAGGGACTCGGCGGCACCCTGATCCTGGAGAGCGAACCGGGCGAGGGGACTGCGCTGGCCGCGTCCGTTCCGTTGGAGCACGCGTGA
- a CDS encoding response regulator — MIRVALVDDHPVVRAGMRALVDGQEDLSVVGEASDAHSAEQLVAAVRPDVVLMDLNLGDGPGGAEVTARLRAFPEPPRVLVLTTYDTEADILGAIDAGASGYLLKDAPPEDLFRAIRGTARGEVILAPVVAARLVKRAGSTATTLTEREVEILGLLATGQSNRELAKQLFVSEATVKSHLSHIYTKLGVDTRAAAVARAIEQRIIRPPG, encoded by the coding sequence GTGATTCGGGTCGCGCTGGTCGACGACCACCCGGTGGTCCGGGCCGGGATGCGCGCGCTCGTCGACGGCCAGGAGGACCTGTCCGTCGTCGGTGAGGCCTCGGACGCGCACAGTGCCGAGCAGTTGGTCGCCGCGGTCCGTCCGGACGTCGTCCTGATGGACCTGAACCTCGGCGACGGACCTGGTGGAGCCGAGGTCACCGCGCGACTCCGTGCCTTCCCCGAACCACCTCGGGTACTCGTCCTCACCACGTACGACACCGAGGCGGACATCCTCGGCGCGATCGACGCGGGCGCCTCCGGGTACCTGCTGAAGGACGCACCACCGGAGGACCTGTTCCGCGCGATCCGCGGGACCGCGCGCGGCGAGGTGATCCTCGCTCCGGTGGTGGCCGCCCGGTTGGTGAAGCGGGCCGGCTCCACGGCCACCACGCTCACCGAACGCGAGGTGGAGATCCTCGGGCTGCTCGCGACCGGGCAGTCGAACCGGGAGCTGGCCAAACAGTTGTTCGTCAGCGAGGCGACGGTGAAGTCCCACCTCTCGCACATCTACACCAAGCTCGGGGTGGACACCCGCGCGGCCGCGGTCGCCCGCGCGATCGAACAGCGGATCATCCGCCCACCCGGCTGA
- a CDS encoding AAA family ATPase — translation MALLGIAAPPDTRRAQATTELRYPDDAVVVLAGIPGAGKSTLLRRLFPDPDNGNLQVLDSERLRARWIPVLGAIPYVWWRPFLHLTYYGMVLRAMRRGGPLLVHECATRPLSRYLIGWGARWSGLTVHLVLLDVPEDVARTGQQARGRIIRPHAMATHTRRWPRLLAQAARYPGRIVPGAASAVIIDRQQADQLQTVAFGTKP, via the coding sequence GTGGCACTCCTGGGCATCGCCGCGCCGCCGGACACCCGCCGCGCACAAGCCACTACGGAACTCCGCTACCCCGACGACGCCGTCGTGGTCCTCGCCGGCATCCCCGGAGCGGGCAAGAGCACCCTGCTCCGCCGGCTGTTCCCCGACCCGGACAACGGCAACCTCCAGGTCCTCGACTCGGAGCGTCTGCGGGCCCGGTGGATCCCCGTCCTCGGTGCGATCCCGTACGTCTGGTGGCGCCCGTTCCTGCACCTGACGTACTACGGGATGGTGCTGCGCGCGATGCGCCGCGGTGGCCCGCTGCTGGTGCACGAATGCGCGACCCGCCCGTTGTCCAGGTACCTGATCGGCTGGGGCGCACGGTGGTCGGGGCTGACCGTGCACCTCGTCCTCCTCGACGTCCCGGAGGACGTGGCCCGGACCGGCCAGCAGGCTCGCGGCCGCATCATCCGCCCGCACGCCATGGCGACCCACACCCGCCGCTGGCCACGCCTGCTCGCCCAGGCAGCCCGTTACCCCGGCCGGATCGTCCCCGGCGCCGCCTCCGCCGTCATCATCGACCGGCAGCAGGCCGACCAGCTGCAGACAGTTGCCTTCGGCACCAAACCCTGA
- a CDS encoding ankyrin repeat domain-containing protein, which produces MPTADALDRQLIAAAWKNDVAEARRLVAAGADVNAVDDTVQSAYLIAASEGYLELLDLTLAHGADLRSLDSYRGTALIRAAERGHAPVVARLLRAGITVDHVNRLGWTALHEAVLLGDGSPRYVETVRLLIAAGANRDLPAERDGVTPVQGARDQKAVSAVLTTAPPSRGEAPKALLAAADSGDTNKVAAALAAGAPLESKDANRRTALLRAALKDRVETARLLVGLGADPDAQDDRSDSAWLVTGVTGSVAMLETLLPAGPDLKLRNRFGGLSVIPASERGHVDYVRRVVKTGIDVNHVNDLGWTALLEAVILGKGTEQWQEIVRILLAAGANPSLPDRGGVTPLQHATDSGYDEIAKILRAAGAR; this is translated from the coding sequence GTGCCGACCGCCGACGCGCTCGACCGCCAGCTGATCGCCGCCGCCTGGAAGAACGACGTCGCGGAGGCGCGGCGGCTGGTCGCGGCCGGCGCCGACGTGAACGCGGTCGACGACACCGTGCAGAGCGCGTACCTGATCGCCGCGAGCGAGGGGTACCTCGAACTCCTCGACCTGACCCTGGCCCACGGCGCCGACCTGCGCAGCCTGGACAGCTACCGCGGTACCGCCCTGATCCGCGCCGCCGAACGCGGTCACGCTCCCGTCGTCGCCCGCCTCCTCCGCGCCGGCATCACCGTGGACCACGTCAACCGCCTCGGCTGGACCGCACTGCACGAAGCGGTCCTGCTCGGTGACGGCAGCCCGCGGTACGTCGAGACCGTGCGCCTCCTGATCGCGGCCGGGGCGAACCGTGATCTCCCGGCTGAGCGGGACGGCGTGACGCCGGTCCAGGGCGCCCGTGATCAGAAGGCGGTGTCCGCGGTCCTGACCACGGCGCCGCCGTCCCGTGGGGAGGCGCCGAAGGCCCTGCTCGCGGCCGCGGATTCCGGTGACACGAACAAGGTCGCTGCCGCACTCGCAGCTGGAGCGCCCCTGGAAAGCAAGGACGCGAACCGTCGTACCGCGCTCCTGCGTGCCGCGCTGAAGGATCGCGTCGAAACGGCCCGTTTGCTGGTCGGGCTCGGCGCGGATCCGGATGCGCAGGACGACCGGAGCGACTCGGCCTGGCTGGTCACCGGGGTCACCGGCAGCGTCGCGATGCTGGAGACGCTGCTGCCGGCCGGCCCGGACCTGAAGCTGCGGAACCGGTTCGGCGGCCTCTCCGTGATCCCGGCGAGCGAACGCGGTCACGTCGACTACGTCCGGCGGGTGGTGAAGACCGGGATCGACGTCAACCACGTCAACGACCTCGGCTGGACCGCGTTGCTCGAAGCGGTGATCCTCGGCAAGGGGACCGAGCAGTGGCAGGAGATCGTCCGCATCCTGCTGGCCGCCGGGGCGAACCCGTCGCTCCCGGACCGCGGCGGCGTCACCCCGCTCCAGCACGCCACCGACAGCGGGTACGACGAGATCGCCAAGATCCTCCGCGCCGCGGGCGCCCGCTGA
- a CDS encoding GlsB/YeaQ/YmgE family stress response membrane protein — translation MIGFIVAGLIIGALARLFTPGKQRLSLLWTLLLGLAGSLIGGTVATFLGTGGFFELNVLGFVVAVIASVLLVGTAEGLAAKNKR, via the coding sequence ATGATCGGCTTCATCGTCGCCGGGCTCATCATCGGGGCGCTGGCTCGGCTGTTCACCCCGGGCAAGCAGAGGCTGAGCCTGCTGTGGACGTTGCTGCTCGGCCTGGCCGGCTCGCTCATCGGTGGCACGGTGGCCACCTTCCTCGGGACCGGCGGGTTCTTCGAGCTCAACGTGCTCGGGTTCGTCGTCGCGGTGATCGCCTCGGTGCTGCTCGTCGGCACTGCCGAAGGCCTCGCCGCCAAGAACAAGCGCTGA
- a CDS encoding amidase encodes MNSPGTDSIVTLARALRRGDTTSAELVDQALSQIHHQNPILNAFVLVTGDDARKAARVADEELAAGIDRGPLHGIPFAVKDLVDVAGLPTTCGSATSFGGPASVDADVVKRLRDCGAVLVGKTTLHEFAYGATGDRSVHGPSRNPHDPGRMSGGSSGGSAVAVASGMVPLALGTDTAGSVRVPAALCGVAGFKPAYDAISSTGVYPLAPSLDHVGLFAGSSEDTRVAYEAIVGRRLPGAGERLKVGWIPPGEIAVTDPRVEAVGSELVHRAGFEVASVPWSFDLALFDVFSTLQGKEAYNVHAGHLGDDRDRVDPEVLARLDRGRGITSAEYARADQVRREFRAIVDELLAGYDVLALPTVPVVAPPIGARSVTVDGTELEVRAALLSLTSPWNLAGVPAVSVPVGAVDGLPVAVQLVSAVGNEHLLFAAARSLESPLDRKDT; translated from the coding sequence ATGAACTCACCAGGTACTGATTCGATCGTCACCCTCGCGCGAGCGCTTCGCCGGGGCGACACCACCTCGGCCGAGCTGGTCGACCAGGCGCTCAGCCAGATCCATCACCAGAACCCGATCCTCAACGCGTTCGTCCTGGTCACCGGCGACGACGCCCGGAAGGCCGCACGGGTCGCCGACGAGGAACTTGCCGCAGGCATCGATCGTGGCCCGCTGCACGGGATCCCGTTCGCGGTCAAGGACCTGGTCGACGTCGCCGGCCTGCCGACCACCTGCGGCTCGGCAACCTCGTTCGGCGGCCCGGCCTCGGTCGACGCCGACGTGGTGAAGCGGTTACGGGACTGCGGTGCCGTCCTCGTCGGGAAGACCACGCTGCACGAGTTCGCGTACGGAGCGACCGGTGACCGCTCGGTCCACGGTCCCTCCCGCAATCCCCACGATCCCGGCCGGATGTCGGGCGGCAGCAGCGGGGGCAGCGCGGTCGCGGTGGCGTCCGGCATGGTCCCGCTCGCCCTCGGCACGGACACGGCCGGCTCGGTCCGGGTCCCGGCCGCGCTCTGCGGGGTGGCCGGGTTCAAGCCGGCGTACGACGCGATCTCCAGTACCGGCGTGTACCCGTTGGCGCCGTCGCTCGACCATGTCGGGTTGTTCGCCGGCTCTTCGGAGGACACGCGGGTCGCGTACGAGGCGATCGTGGGACGGCGGTTGCCGGGTGCGGGTGAACGGTTGAAGGTGGGGTGGATCCCGCCGGGGGAGATCGCGGTGACGGATCCGCGGGTCGAGGCCGTGGGGTCGGAGCTGGTCCACCGGGCCGGGTTCGAGGTGGCGTCGGTACCGTGGTCGTTCGACCTTGCGCTCTTCGACGTTTTCTCAACCCTACAAGGGAAAGAGGCGTACAACGTGCACGCGGGTCACCTCGGAGACGATCGCGATCGCGTGGATCCCGAGGTCCTGGCCCGCCTCGATCGCGGACGCGGGATCACCTCGGCCGAGTACGCCCGGGCCGACCAGGTACGGCGGGAGTTCCGCGCGATCGTGGACGAGCTGCTCGCGGGGTACGACGTGCTGGCGTTGCCGACGGTACCGGTGGTGGCGCCGCCGATCGGCGCTCGGTCCGTGACTGTGGACGGGACCGAGCTGGAGGTCCGGGCCGCGTTGCTCTCGTTGACCAGTCCGTGGAACCTGGCCGGCGTTCCCGCGGTGAGTGTGCCGGTGGGTGCGGTGGACGGGCTCCCGGTCGCGGTCCAGCTGGTCAGTGCCGTCGGCAACGAGCACCTGTTGTTCGCGGCCGCGCGGTCCCTCGAATCCCCGCTCGACAGGAAGGACACCTGA
- a CDS encoding SMP-30/gluconolactonase/LRE family protein, translated as MAVRSLTATLALSAVLFGVGAPFASAHSATYQLPGDPVVNGAGGSKYEGIGYDVRTQRFYVSETTGGEIHRGSLRSSAATEWLAGDGTDGRWTARGVTVDAKGRVYVAGGPNGIDHPGAPDLWVYDRSGRLLAALRTGVPNTFLNDLAIGPDGAAYVTNSNAPQIFRVAEQHGRWTIRTWADATATIPTATGFNLGGIVLSPDRRALVVAQGNVGKLWRFDLRTGRATLVDTGDTDLVNADGLVQQGRQLWVVRNFSRVLTTLRLAPDGTAATLVRATATDPDRVFTTAKLAQGRLLLVDSKFDEPVGLPPYEVVALTPPRR; from the coding sequence ATGGCCGTCCGTTCCCTCACCGCGACCCTGGCGCTGTCCGCCGTCCTGTTCGGCGTCGGCGCGCCGTTCGCGTCCGCCCACTCCGCCACGTATCAGCTGCCGGGCGACCCGGTGGTGAACGGCGCGGGTGGCTCGAAGTACGAGGGCATCGGGTACGACGTTCGCACCCAGCGCTTCTACGTGTCCGAGACGACGGGCGGCGAGATCCACCGCGGCTCGCTGCGGTCCTCGGCCGCGACCGAGTGGCTGGCCGGTGACGGGACGGACGGCCGCTGGACCGCTCGCGGAGTGACCGTGGACGCGAAGGGCCGCGTGTACGTCGCGGGTGGGCCGAACGGCATCGACCACCCTGGCGCGCCCGACCTGTGGGTGTACGACCGGTCCGGCCGGTTGCTTGCCGCACTGCGGACCGGCGTACCGAACACCTTCCTGAACGACCTGGCGATCGGCCCGGACGGCGCCGCGTACGTGACCAACTCGAACGCGCCGCAGATCTTCCGGGTAGCCGAGCAGCACGGCCGCTGGACGATCCGGACCTGGGCGGACGCGACCGCGACGATCCCGACCGCGACCGGGTTCAACCTGGGCGGCATCGTGCTCTCGCCGGACCGCCGTGCGCTGGTAGTGGCCCAGGGCAACGTCGGCAAGCTGTGGCGGTTCGACCTGCGGACCGGCCGGGCCACCCTGGTCGACACCGGTGACACCGACCTGGTGAACGCGGACGGCCTGGTCCAGCAGGGCCGGCAGCTCTGGGTCGTCCGGAACTTCTCCCGCGTCCTGACCACGCTGCGACTGGCCCCGGACGGGACTGCGGCCACCCTGGTCCGCGCGACCGCGACCGACCCGGACCGCGTGTTCACCACCGCGAAGCTCGCACAGGGCCGGCTGCTGCTGGTCGACAGCAAGTTCGACGAGCCGGTCGGGCTGCCGCCGTACGAGGTCGTTGCCCTCACCCCGCCGCGCCGATGA
- a CDS encoding lectin gives MSSYWSTETGLAQLTTASGSELRSEQALYAGDALTSPNGRYRLAYQADGNLVLYGPSGASAWSSGTSGQPAGLCTIDSDGNLTIYGPGMRVLWSKPHGERRVNARLVVQNDGDVVLLGDPVPEQQ, from the coding sequence ATGAGTTCTTACTGGAGTACCGAGACCGGGCTGGCGCAGCTGACGACAGCCAGCGGGAGCGAGTTGCGGTCCGAGCAGGCGTTGTACGCCGGGGACGCGCTCACCTCGCCGAACGGGCGGTACCGGCTGGCGTATCAGGCCGACGGGAACCTGGTCCTGTACGGGCCGTCGGGCGCGTCGGCCTGGTCGTCGGGGACGTCGGGTCAGCCGGCCGGGCTGTGCACGATCGACAGCGACGGGAACCTGACCATCTACGGCCCCGGGATGCGGGTGCTGTGGTCCAAGCCGCACGGCGAACGCCGGGTGAACGCGCGGCTCGTCGTCCAGAACGACGGCGACGTCGTCCTCCTCGGGGATCCGGTGCCCGAACAGCAGTGA
- a CDS encoding nitrilase family protein: protein MTTQASEDTRVSPVRVAVVQFEPRVGVENLKANALAVEQRLVAAADEGARLIVLPELATTGYVFETREEAFAHAEAVPDGRTVESFARFAAERDVYVVGCVVERDGEQLYDTAVLVGPEGYIGRYRKTHLWNTEKLWFTPGNEGFSVFDTKIGRIGLLVCWDIWFPETARIVAQLGADIICIPTGWVWTPPPLYDASGVCMAAYLTITAAHANNVFIATADRIGQERGAGFMGNSLIAGTNGWPIDRIAGPDEDTIVYADVDLVAARTAPIWNQLNDLHRDRRTDLYDQLLGYTGSAPLPR from the coding sequence ATGACGACACAGGCGAGCGAGGACACCCGGGTCAGCCCGGTCCGGGTCGCGGTCGTGCAGTTCGAGCCCCGCGTCGGCGTCGAGAACCTGAAGGCCAATGCCCTGGCCGTGGAACAGCGGCTGGTCGCGGCCGCCGACGAGGGGGCGCGGTTGATCGTGCTGCCCGAGCTGGCGACCACGGGGTACGTGTTCGAGACCCGCGAGGAGGCGTTCGCCCACGCCGAGGCGGTGCCCGACGGCCGGACCGTGGAGTCGTTCGCGCGGTTCGCGGCCGAGCGGGACGTGTACGTCGTCGGGTGCGTGGTCGAGCGGGACGGCGAGCAGCTGTACGACACGGCGGTCCTGGTCGGCCCGGAGGGGTACATCGGCCGCTATCGCAAGACGCACCTGTGGAACACCGAGAAGCTGTGGTTCACCCCGGGCAACGAGGGGTTCTCCGTGTTCGACACCAAGATCGGGCGGATCGGCCTGCTGGTCTGCTGGGACATCTGGTTCCCCGAGACCGCGCGGATCGTGGCGCAGCTAGGCGCTGACATCATCTGTATCCCGACCGGCTGGGTGTGGACGCCGCCGCCCTTGTACGACGCGAGCGGGGTCTGCATGGCGGCGTACCTGACCATCACGGCCGCGCACGCCAACAACGTCTTCATCGCGACCGCGGACCGGATCGGCCAGGAACGCGGCGCCGGGTTCATGGGCAACTCGCTGATCGCGGGGACCAACGGCTGGCCGATCGACCGGATCGCCGGCCCGGACGAGGACACCATCGTGTACGCCGACGTCGACCTGGTCGCGGCCCGGACCGCGCCGATCTGGAACCAGCTGAACGATCTGCACCGCGACCGTCGGACCGATCTGTACGACCAGCTGCTCGGCTACACCGGCTCGGCTCCGCTGCCGCGGTGA
- a CDS encoding tautomerase — MPSIQLDLPLTLEPVAKRDLARTIGTIYAEIMQVGMDLLTVSVHDLGEGAVWRCHEDGPPTPSALIMCDIRKGRQYETRARLAQALIDACVKQFDLDALWIKVEFTQHAGDDMYHPHLGGFNTDWTGDERAH, encoded by the coding sequence ATGCCCTCGATCCAGCTCGACCTACCTCTGACCCTCGAGCCGGTGGCCAAGCGTGACCTGGCGCGGACGATCGGCACGATCTACGCCGAGATCATGCAGGTGGGGATGGACCTGCTCACCGTCTCGGTGCACGACCTCGGCGAAGGCGCGGTCTGGCGCTGTCACGAGGACGGCCCGCCCACGCCGTCGGCGCTGATCATGTGCGACATCCGCAAGGGCCGCCAGTACGAGACCCGGGCACGGCTCGCCCAGGCGTTGATCGACGCATGCGTGAAGCAGTTCGACCTGGACGCACTGTGGATCAAGGTCGAGTTCACCCAGCACGCGGGCGACGACATGTACCACCCGCACCTCGGCGGGTTCAACACGGACTGGACCGGCGACGAGCGGGCTCACTGA